In a single window of the Gemmatimonadota bacterium genome:
- a CDS encoding MBL fold metallo-hydrolase: MRLTLLGTGTSMGVPQIGCHCAVCRSGDPRDRRSRTSALLEVAGTNILIDTPPELRLQLLQAGTSHLDAVLYTHEHADHVHGIDDLRSFSLLQRHPIPLYAPPATARYLQRTFRYIFDDTVVPLDGTSKPRLTVEPIGADSPLSIAGVEVRPIAFEHGHSQVYGYRVGPVAYLTDVKRVPPEARALLRGVRVLVLNALWWREHPTHLSIEDAIEVAQDIGAEQTLLTHLTHETGHQELLDRLPPGIAPGYDGMQVEI; the protein is encoded by the coding sequence ATGCGCCTGACCCTGCTCGGGACGGGGACCTCGATGGGGGTCCCCCAGATCGGCTGCCACTGTGCAGTCTGCCGCTCCGGCGATCCGCGCGATCGCCGCAGCCGCACCAGCGCCCTGCTGGAGGTCGCCGGCACGAACATCCTGATCGACACCCCACCGGAACTCCGCCTGCAGCTCCTGCAGGCCGGGACGAGCCATCTCGACGCGGTCCTGTACACCCACGAGCACGCCGACCACGTCCACGGCATCGACGACCTGCGCTCCTTTTCCCTGCTCCAGCGTCATCCGATCCCACTGTATGCCCCACCCGCGACGGCGAGGTACCTGCAACGGACCTTCCGCTACATCTTCGACGATACCGTCGTCCCGCTGGACGGCACGTCGAAGCCACGGCTGACGGTCGAGCCGATCGGCGCCGACTCTCCGCTTTCGATCGCTGGGGTCGAGGTGCGGCCGATCGCCTTCGAGCACGGGCACTCCCAGGTGTACGGCTACCGGGTCGGTCCGGTGGCCTATCTGACCGATGTGAAGCGCGTCCCGCCCGAGGCCAGGGCACTGCTGCGCGGCGTCCGGGTCCTGGTGCTCAATGCGCTCTGGTGGCGCGAGCATCCGACGCACCTGTCGATCGAGGATGCGATCGAGGTCGCGCAGGACATCGGCGCCGAACAGACCCTGCTGACGCACCTGACGCATGAGACCGGGCATCAGGAGCTGCTCGACCGCCTGCCGCCGGGGATCGCGCCGGGGTATGATGGGATGCAGGTCGAGATCTGA
- the pyk gene encoding pyruvate kinase — MFTDSSIRRTKIVATLGPAWDSVERMHALFDAGVNIVRINASHGTPAIREEWIRRVQAVRAERNAPIGILMDLHGPRIRVGKLAEPLTLTPGQMVTFAPEAVAQEDEIPTTYPELAGDVTVGSRILLDDGLLAVDVTRVHGDRVVGRVQYGGLLKANKGMNLPGVDVSAPAVTDHDRQDALHAVALGIEYIGVSFVRRPEDVQELRAIIPKATRLIAKIEKDTAVNNLNAILEASDGVMVARGDLGVELPFEQVPLVQKRIIQRANRHGKPVITATQMLESMINNPRPTRAEASDVANAIIDGTDAVMLSAETAVGSYGLEAVLAMDRIAREVEAHRNRPPEGERRRWALPAPHVGRTDDGLMPTEDAIAVAVAAASDLLQASAIVCFTSSGFTARTVSSYRPKVPILALTAEAETYHQLGLVWGVVPSMMDHLKNYDPMWQAARAELLARGLATVGSRVVVTCGVPFDVPGTTNLLKVETV, encoded by the coding sequence ATGTTCACCGATTCCTCCATTCGTCGCACCAAGATCGTTGCCACCCTGGGTCCGGCCTGGGACTCGGTGGAGCGGATGCATGCCCTCTTCGATGCTGGGGTCAACATCGTCCGGATCAACGCCTCCCATGGCACCCCGGCGATACGCGAAGAGTGGATCCGTCGGGTCCAGGCGGTCCGTGCAGAGCGCAATGCCCCGATCGGGATCCTGATGGACCTGCACGGCCCCCGGATCCGGGTCGGAAAGCTTGCCGAGCCGCTGACGCTGACGCCGGGGCAGATGGTCACCTTCGCCCCCGAGGCGGTGGCGCAGGAGGACGAGATCCCGACGACCTACCCCGAGCTGGCAGGAGACGTGACGGTGGGGTCGCGGATCCTCCTTGACGACGGCCTGCTGGCCGTCGATGTGACCCGGGTCCATGGCGACCGGGTGGTTGGTCGGGTCCAGTATGGCGGCCTCCTGAAGGCCAACAAGGGGATGAACCTCCCGGGGGTCGACGTCTCCGCCCCGGCCGTGACGGACCACGACCGTCAGGACGCGCTCCATGCGGTCGCCCTGGGGATCGAATACATCGGCGTCTCCTTCGTGCGCCGCCCCGAGGACGTGCAGGAGCTCCGGGCGATCATCCCCAAGGCGACCCGGCTGATTGCCAAGATCGAGAAGGACACCGCGGTCAACAACCTGAACGCGATCCTCGAGGCCTCCGACGGCGTCATGGTCGCCCGTGGCGACCTCGGCGTCGAGCTGCCGTTCGAACAGGTGCCGCTGGTGCAGAAGCGGATCATCCAGCGCGCCAATCGTCATGGCAAGCCGGTGATCACCGCGACCCAGATGCTGGAGTCGATGATCAACAACCCCCGCCCGACCCGGGCCGAGGCGTCGGACGTGGCCAACGCGATCATCGACGGCACCGATGCCGTGATGCTCTCGGCCGAAACGGCGGTCGGCAGCTACGGCCTCGAGGCGGTGCTGGCGATGGATCGGATCGCACGGGAGGTCGAGGCCCATCGGAATCGGCCGCCCGAGGGCGAGCGTCGTCGCTGGGCCCTCCCTGCCCCGCACGTGGGCCGCACCGACGACGGCCTGATGCCGACCGAGGACGCGATTGCCGTCGCCGTCGCCGCCGCCTCGGACCTGCTGCAGGCCTCCGCGATCGTCTGCTTCACGTCCAGCGGCTTCACGGCGCGGACGGTGTCGTCTTACCGCCCGAAGGTGCCGATCCTGGCACTCACCGCCGAGGCGGAGACCTATCACCAGCTCGGCCTGGTCTGGGGCGTGGTCCCGTCGATGATGGACCACCTGAAGAACTATGATCCGATGTGGCAGGCGGCCCGCGCCGAACTGCTGGCGCGCGGGCTGGCCACGGTGGGTTCCCGGGTCGTGGTGACCTGCGGCGTCCCCTTCGACGTGCCGGGAACCACCAACCTGCTCAAGGTCGAGACCGTCTAG
- a CDS encoding class II fructose-bisphosphate aldolase — MGLDLAAAAGVFGGAVTVTGGRVDISNPASLQSEAMDQVVWAAVFGEGTAKESARALLWELGQATGARPASIHDLYIARGRGECSGFTVPAINIRMLAYDTARAVFRAAKACDGAAILIEIARSEIAYTDQRPAEYVAVIIAAALREGYHHPLFIQGDHCQVNATKYNANAAVEVDEVKKLIGEEIAAGFFNIDVDTSTLVDLSFPTLEEQQRTNFERAAEITKFIRDHEPAGITVSVGAEIGEVGHKNSTVEELHAFMQGYVKTLKGLGDYEGIAKISVQTGTSHGGVVLPDGSIADVKLDIDALEALSKAAREDYGMGGAVQHGASTLPGNAFGNFPRVETAEIHLATNFQTIVWDHPALPAELRQRAYRWLDENAQSEKKSGDSAEQFYYKARKRAIGPFKQEMWSLPAAIRQQISADLEKTFAFLFEQLHVTGTADLVRRFVAAPALAYGALTHSGALAEDDPDAGE; from the coding sequence ATGGGGCTGGACCTGGCAGCGGCAGCGGGTGTCTTTGGTGGTGCGGTGACGGTGACCGGCGGGCGTGTGGATATCTCGAATCCGGCATCGCTCCAGTCTGAGGCGATGGACCAGGTGGTCTGGGCGGCCGTCTTCGGAGAGGGGACGGCGAAGGAGTCGGCGCGCGCCCTCCTCTGGGAACTTGGTCAGGCGACGGGTGCCCGTCCCGCCTCCATTCATGACCTCTACATCGCCCGGGGTCGTGGGGAGTGCAGCGGCTTCACGGTACCCGCCATCAACATCCGGATGCTCGCCTACGACACCGCCCGGGCCGTCTTCCGCGCAGCCAAGGCGTGCGACGGTGCCGCCATCCTGATCGAGATTGCCCGCTCCGAAATTGCCTATACCGACCAGCGTCCGGCGGAGTACGTCGCGGTGATCATCGCGGCCGCCCTCCGGGAGGGGTACCATCACCCGCTCTTCATCCAGGGCGACCACTGTCAGGTCAACGCGACCAAGTACAACGCCAACGCCGCGGTCGAGGTCGACGAGGTCAAGAAGCTGATCGGCGAGGAGATCGCCGCCGGCTTTTTCAACATCGACGTCGATACCTCGACCCTGGTGGACCTCTCCTTCCCGACCCTCGAGGAGCAGCAGCGGACCAACTTCGAGCGCGCCGCCGAGATCACCAAGTTCATCCGGGATCACGAGCCGGCGGGGATCACCGTCTCGGTGGGTGCCGAGATCGGGGAAGTCGGCCACAAGAACTCGACGGTCGAGGAACTGCACGCCTTCATGCAGGGCTACGTGAAGACGCTCAAGGGGCTGGGCGACTACGAGGGGATCGCCAAGATCTCGGTCCAGACGGGCACCTCGCACGGCGGCGTCGTCCTGCCGGACGGCAGCATCGCCGACGTCAAGCTCGACATCGACGCCCTGGAGGCGCTGTCGAAGGCCGCCCGTGAGGACTACGGCATGGGCGGGGCGGTCCAGCACGGCGCCTCCACGCTCCCGGGCAACGCCTTCGGCAACTTCCCCCGGGTCGAGACCGCCGAGATCCACCTCGCGACCAACTTCCAGACGATCGTCTGGGATCACCCGGCCCTTCCGGCCGAGTTGCGCCAGCGGGCCTACCGCTGGCTGGACGAGAATGCCCAGTCGGAGAAGAAGAGCGGCGATTCGGCCGAGCAGTTCTATTACAAGGCGCGGAAGCGGGCGATCGGGCCGTTCAAGCAGGAGATGTGGTCGTTGCCGGCGGCGATTCGTCAGCAGATCAGTGCGGACCTCGAGAAGACCTT